Proteins found in one Lysinibacillus fusiformis genomic segment:
- the clpP gene encoding ATP-dependent Clp endopeptidase proteolytic subunit ClpP, protein MNLIPTVIEQTSRGERAYDIYSRLLKDRIILLGSAIDDNVANSIVAQLLFLQAEDPDKDISLYINSPGGSITAGMAIYDTMQIIKPQVQTICIGMAASMGAFLLAAGEPGKRFALPNAEVMIHQPLGGAQGQATEIEIAAKRILFLREKLNGILSERTGQPLEVIARDTDRDNFMTAERAKEYGLIDHIMHRSDNK, encoded by the coding sequence ATGAATTTAATTCCTACAGTTATTGAACAAACAAGTCGTGGTGAGCGTGCATATGACATTTATTCACGTCTACTTAAAGACCGTATTATCCTTTTAGGAAGTGCCATTGATGACAATGTTGCTAACTCCATTGTCGCTCAGCTTCTTTTCCTACAAGCAGAAGATCCAGATAAAGATATCTCACTTTACATTAACTCACCTGGCGGATCCATTACGGCTGGTATGGCTATTTATGACACAATGCAAATTATTAAACCACAGGTACAAACAATTTGTATTGGGATGGCTGCATCAATGGGTGCTTTCCTACTTGCAGCTGGTGAACCTGGTAAACGTTTTGCTCTACCAAATGCTGAAGTAATGATTCACCAACCACTAGGTGGTGCACAAGGTCAAGCGACAGAAATTGAAATTGCTGCTAAACGTATTTTATTCTTACGTGAAAAACTAAATGGCATTTTATCTGAACGCACAGGTCAACCACTTGAAGTCATTGCAAGAGACACAGATCGTGATAACTTCATGACTGCTGAACGTGCAAAAGAATATGGCTTAATTGACCACATTATGCATCGTAGCGATAATAAATAA
- a CDS encoding HPr family phosphocarrier protein, with product MIERRVQVKLKLGLQARQAALFVQEANRFSADIFLEKDEKKVNAKSIMGVMSLAVAKGTEVTLSSEGNDAEQAVTALATIIENED from the coding sequence ATGATTGAGAGAAGAGTCCAGGTTAAATTAAAATTAGGACTACAAGCTAGACAAGCAGCACTATTTGTGCAGGAAGCAAATCGTTTTAGTGCTGATATCTTTCTAGAAAAAGATGAGAAAAAAGTAAATGCCAAATCCATTATGGGTGTCATGAGCTTAGCTGTTGCTAAAGGTACTGAAGTTACTTTAAGTAGTGAAGGTAACGATGCTGAGCAAGCGGTTACAGCATTGGCAACAATTATTGAAAATGAAGATTAA
- the whiA gene encoding DNA-binding protein WhiA — MSFASETKKELTQIEADNHCMKAEVSALIRMNGSLSFANKQLSLDVQTENAAIARRLYTIMKKLYPYNVELLVRKKMRLKKNNVYICRVREGARELLIDLEIISDDFQFNHTISRKLIQKSGQKRAYLRGAFLAGGSVNNPETSAYHLEVYSLYKEHGEALMDLMNEFELNAKTIERKKGFVTYLKEAEKISDFLNIVGAHQAMMKFEDVRILRDMRNSVNRIVNCETANLNKTIGAALRQVENIRFIENSIGLDQLPEKLREIARLRVEYQDVTLKELGEMVSSGTVSKSGVNHRLRKIDEIADALRRGEKIGG, encoded by the coding sequence ATGTCTTTTGCTTCTGAAACAAAAAAAGAGTTAACACAAATAGAAGCGGACAATCATTGTATGAAAGCAGAAGTTTCTGCCCTAATTCGTATGAATGGTTCATTATCCTTTGCAAATAAACAACTAAGCTTAGACGTGCAAACTGAAAACGCTGCAATTGCCAGAAGACTATATACGATTATGAAAAAATTGTATCCGTACAATGTGGAATTACTGGTTCGTAAGAAAATGCGACTGAAAAAAAATAATGTGTATATATGCCGTGTAAGAGAAGGTGCGCGTGAGCTGTTAATTGATTTAGAAATCATCTCAGACGACTTTCAATTTAACCATACGATCTCAAGAAAGCTCATTCAAAAGAGTGGCCAAAAAAGAGCTTATTTAAGAGGTGCATTTTTAGCAGGAGGTTCTGTCAATAATCCAGAAACATCAGCTTATCATTTAGAGGTGTATTCTTTATATAAAGAGCATGGTGAAGCATTAATGGATTTGATGAATGAATTTGAACTCAATGCCAAAACAATCGAACGTAAAAAAGGTTTTGTGACTTACTTAAAGGAAGCAGAAAAAATTTCGGATTTCCTTAATATTGTTGGTGCACATCAGGCTATGATGAAATTTGAAGATGTTCGCATATTGCGAGACATGCGCAATAGTGTCAACCGTATTGTAAACTGTGAAACAGCCAACCTAAATAAAACCATTGGTGCAGCATTACGGCAGGTGGAGAATATTCGATTTATTGAAAATTCAATTGGTCTAGATCAACTACCAGAGAAGCTTCGTGAAATAGCACGTCTCCGTGTAGAATACCAAGATGTGACATTAAAAGAGCTTGGTGAAATGGTATCTAGTGGAACGGTTAGTAAATCAGGTGTCAACCATCGATTGAGAAAAATTGATGAGATTGCTGATGCATTAAGGCGCGGTGAAAAAATAGGTGGTTAA
- a CDS encoding gluconeogenesis factor YvcK family protein, translating into MGKKQTKLVVIGGGTGLSTLLRGLKHHPFDITAIVTVADDGGSSGRLRDDYDIPPPGDVRNVIAALSDIEPLVEQMFQYRFSASEDLRGHSLGNLMLTALTDITGDFSHAISEMGKVLKVHGRVIPAANKKIALHAVLEDGSIIEGESKIPTATKRINRVFLVPENVQPLPEAIRAILRADYILIGPGSLYTSIIPNLLVKEIGEAVVKAKGRKIYVCNLMTQKGETISYTAGDHVTAIHKHVGHDFIDSILVNDEELPNPVKELYKEERAEPVTFDVAKLESMGLEVIKRDIATIRPDGTVRHNAANVAEWLVDYADIYHQKVRGPIIET; encoded by the coding sequence ATGGGGAAAAAGCAAACAAAGCTTGTGGTAATTGGTGGTGGCACAGGGCTCTCCACGTTACTTCGCGGGCTGAAGCACCACCCATTTGATATTACTGCTATTGTGACAGTAGCAGATGATGGCGGTTCTTCAGGGCGTTTACGTGATGATTATGATATTCCACCACCTGGGGATGTACGCAATGTAATTGCAGCATTATCAGATATTGAGCCCCTTGTAGAGCAAATGTTTCAATATCGTTTTTCAGCATCTGAAGATTTACGAGGTCATTCCTTAGGGAATTTAATGCTTACGGCACTCACTGATATTACTGGAGATTTCAGTCATGCTATTAGTGAGATGGGAAAGGTTTTAAAAGTTCATGGTCGAGTAATACCAGCTGCTAATAAAAAAATCGCCTTACATGCTGTGCTTGAGGACGGTTCAATTATTGAGGGCGAATCAAAAATCCCGACAGCGACAAAACGCATTAATCGCGTTTTTTTAGTACCTGAAAATGTGCAACCGTTACCAGAAGCTATTCGTGCTATACTTCGTGCCGACTATATTTTAATAGGACCAGGAAGCTTGTATACAAGCATTATTCCGAATTTGCTTGTTAAGGAGATAGGAGAAGCAGTTGTTAAGGCTAAAGGAAGAAAAATATATGTTTGTAATTTAATGACACAAAAGGGTGAAACCATTTCTTATACAGCAGGCGATCATGTAACAGCTATACATAAGCATGTTGGCCATGACTTTATCGATTCCATTTTAGTAAATGATGAAGAACTCCCTAACCCTGTTAAAGAACTGTATAAAGAAGAAAGAGCGGAACCAGTGACATTTGACGTAGCAAAGCTTGAAAGCATGGGATTAGAAGTTATTAAACGAGACATTGCTACAATTCGTCCAGATGGCACAGTTCGGCATAATGCTGCGAATGTTGCAGAATGGCTGGTAGATTATGCTGATATTTACCATCAAAAAGTAAGAGGACCAATAATAGAAACATAA
- the rapZ gene encoding RNase adapter RapZ has protein sequence MTVVVEGQQSTHELVIITGMSGAGKTVAIQSFEDLGYYCIDNLPPALLTTFLTLLRDSGKNSTRIAAVMDMRGGDFFDALIGALDHILKEGDIVARILFLDADDATLVRRYKETRRAHPLAVNGLPLDGIKQERVLLSEVKGRANFVYNTSNMKPKQLREKIVKEFASEADTIFTVNIMSFGFKHGMPIDADLVFDVRFLKNPYYVEELRPKTGLQTEVSSYVLALEDTQILIQKLTDLLDFMIPLYRQEGKSQLVIAFGCTGGQHRSVTLAEFFGAYFAGKENTVITHRDINRRKE, from the coding sequence ATGACAGTGGTGGTTGAAGGCCAACAAAGTACACATGAATTGGTTATTATTACAGGAATGTCTGGGGCTGGGAAAACTGTAGCTATTCAAAGCTTTGAGGATTTAGGGTATTACTGTATTGATAATTTACCACCTGCGTTACTTACAACTTTTTTAACTTTACTGAGAGATTCTGGTAAAAACAGTACCCGAATTGCGGCAGTAATGGATATGCGCGGAGGCGACTTTTTTGATGCTCTAATTGGCGCATTGGACCATATACTAAAAGAAGGCGATATTGTTGCTCGTATTTTATTTTTAGATGCAGATGATGCCACATTAGTCAGACGTTATAAAGAAACAAGACGTGCCCATCCATTAGCAGTGAACGGTTTACCTCTAGATGGAATTAAACAGGAACGAGTACTTTTATCTGAAGTAAAGGGCCGTGCTAATTTTGTTTATAACACATCTAATATGAAACCAAAGCAATTGCGTGAAAAAATTGTCAAAGAATTTGCGAGTGAGGCAGATACTATTTTTACCGTTAACATTATGTCCTTTGGCTTTAAACATGGTATGCCGATTGATGCGGACTTAGTGTTTGATGTTCGTTTTCTTAAAAACCCATATTATGTGGAGGAGCTACGTCCAAAAACGGGTCTTCAAACAGAGGTATCTTCTTATGTTTTAGCTTTGGAAGACACGCAAATCCTCATACAAAAACTAACGGATTTATTAGACTTTATGATTCCTCTCTATCGACAAGAGGGCAAATCACAGCTTGTTATTGCTTTTGGTTGTACTGGGGGCCAGCATCGCTCCGTGACATTAGCAGAATTTTTTGGGGCATATTTTGCGGGCAAGGAAAATACGGTTATTACGCATCGTGATATTAATCGTAGAAAGGAATGA
- a CDS encoding NUDIX hydrolase, translated as MQRIANLIAVKDGKVLLLQKPRRGWYVAPGGKMESGESIFEAALREFQEETNVTPLHVHLKGVYTMVIKENNDVVDEWMLYTFVAKDVEGIPFKETREGKLAWHPVEDLAHLPMAEGDRTNLQFAVSQSGIQYGTFDYTTNFELLHQKIQISKEQ; from the coding sequence ATGCAAAGAATTGCAAATTTAATTGCCGTAAAAGACGGTAAAGTATTATTACTTCAGAAACCAAGACGAGGCTGGTATGTAGCGCCAGGAGGGAAAATGGAGAGCGGCGAGTCAATCTTTGAGGCTGCTTTACGTGAGTTTCAAGAAGAAACAAATGTCACACCTTTACATGTTCATTTAAAGGGTGTTTATACGATGGTCATTAAAGAAAACAATGATGTAGTGGATGAATGGATGCTCTATACATTTGTTGCAAAGGATGTAGAAGGTATACCATTCAAAGAAACAAGAGAAGGCAAGCTTGCATGGCACCCAGTAGAGGATTTAGCACATTTGCCAATGGCTGAAGGAGATCGAACTAATTTACAATTTGCTGTTTCGCAATCAGGCATTCAGTATGGCACGTTTGACTATACAACGAATTTTGAATTACTTCATCAGAAAATACAAATTTCAAAAGAACAATAA
- the trxB gene encoding thioredoxin-disulfide reductase — translation MSEEKIYDVVIIGAGPAGMTAAVYTSRANLSTLMIERGIPGGQMANTEEVENYPGFETILGPELSTKMFEHAKKFGAEYAYGDVTEIIDGEEYKTIKSGAKEYKTRAIIITTGAEYKKMGVPGEKELGGRGVSYCAVCDGAFFKQKNLVVVGGGDSAVEEGVYLTRFADKVTIVHRRDKLRAQKILQDRAFANEKIDFIWNTTVKEINEANGKVGSVTLQSTVDGTESEFATDGVFVYIGMLPLTKPFESLGILNDAGYILTNDTMETKIPGIFAAGDVREKSLRQIVTATGDGSIAAQAVQHYVEELLEKINA, via the coding sequence ATGTCGGAAGAAAAAATTTATGATGTAGTAATTATTGGTGCAGGTCCTGCTGGGATGACTGCTGCTGTCTATACATCTCGTGCGAATTTGTCAACATTAATGATTGAACGTGGTATCCCTGGTGGACAAATGGCAAACACAGAAGAAGTAGAAAACTACCCAGGTTTTGAGACAATTTTAGGACCAGAGCTTTCTACAAAAATGTTTGAGCATGCTAAAAAATTTGGTGCTGAATATGCCTATGGTGATGTAACGGAAATCATCGATGGAGAAGAATATAAAACAATTAAATCAGGTGCAAAAGAATATAAAACACGTGCCATTATTATTACAACTGGTGCTGAGTATAAAAAAATGGGCGTGCCTGGTGAAAAAGAACTTGGTGGCCGTGGTGTCAGCTACTGTGCAGTATGTGACGGTGCATTCTTTAAACAAAAAAATCTAGTTGTCGTGGGTGGCGGAGATTCAGCTGTTGAAGAGGGTGTCTATTTAACTCGCTTTGCTGATAAGGTGACAATTGTCCACCGTCGTGATAAATTACGTGCACAAAAAATTCTACAGGATCGTGCCTTTGCCAATGAAAAAATTGATTTCATTTGGAATACAACTGTAAAAGAAATCAATGAAGCAAATGGTAAAGTTGGCAGTGTAACGCTACAATCAACTGTCGATGGTACGGAATCTGAATTTGCAACAGATGGTGTCTTTGTCTATATTGGTATGTTACCTTTAACTAAACCATTTGAGTCATTAGGCATCTTAAATGATGCTGGTTATATTTTGACAAACGACACGATGGAAACAAAAATCCCAGGTATCTTTGCAGCTGGAGATGTTCGTGAAAAATCACTTCGTCAAATTGTAACAGCAACTGGTGACGGTAGTATTGCCGCGCAAGCTGTTCAACATTATGTAGAAGAGTTATTAGAGAAAATTAATGCCTAA